In Actinomycetota bacterium, one genomic interval encodes:
- a CDS encoding CDP-alcohol phosphatidyltransferase family protein, which yields MVDDGREISQHEDAGEHGHDIWTVANIITVLRLVLIPIFFSTLISDRSDVLAFALFATAASTDWLDGQIARRTGTVTAIGKAIDPLVDRLLIASGVIGLYIAKRLPLWVLVLLVARDVYLLWGAWRLEHYRLRMPVTYMGKMTTAVLLSGFSLMILNWPTVVVGGRGVLVGLFFMYAGIVLSVSTAVQYTFKARAMVARAGRSDRAG from the coding sequence GTGGTAGACGACGGCAGGGAGATCTCGCAACACGAGGACGCGGGAGAGCACGGACACGATATCTGGACCGTTGCCAATATCATCACGGTCCTGAGACTGGTTCTTATCCCCATCTTCTTCTCTACTCTCATCTCCGACCGTTCTGATGTTCTGGCGTTCGCGCTCTTCGCCACGGCGGCGTCGACCGACTGGCTCGACGGTCAGATCGCACGGCGCACCGGCACTGTGACCGCCATCGGGAAGGCGATCGATCCGCTTGTCGACAGGCTCCTCATCGCCTCCGGGGTGATCGGTCTATACATCGCGAAGCGGTTGCCGCTTTGGGTTCTGGTCCTGCTCGTGGCGCGCGATGTCTATCTTCTCTGGGGCGCCTGGCGTCTTGAGCACTACCGTCTGAGAATGCCCGTCACCTACATGGGCAAGATGACCACGGCGGTGCTTCTGTCGGGATTCTCGCTCATGATTTTGAACTGGCCGACGGTCGTGGTCGGTGGCCGGGGGGTTCTCGTCGGCCTGTTCTTCATGTACGCGGGCATTGTCCTATCGGTATCCACTGCAGTGCAGTACACATTCAAGGCCAGAGCCATGGTCGCCCGGGCTGGACGGTCGGATCGCGCCGGGTAG
- the corA gene encoding magnesium/cobalt transporter CorA codes for MTAAVSVRRLDAGKLTIGGLDELEKLTPSSCTWVDVFGPDEHLLASVGKVFGLHPLSLEDCLHFPQRPKIERDNGSLFVVWVTATGGPGALEMREVDIFLGEGWLVTVHREPLKAIDEVAAEAGAQLALGEEWVFHSIVDRLVDAVFPVVDALGDRLEDLQDRMIERAERRHLQELYESRRELLALHKIIAPERDGLRSLTRETELVSQEAYRYFQDVADHLTQVGDAVDTYREVAASAMDVYLSAVSNRMNQIMKQLTIVAAIILPLQLITGIYGMNFQHMPELRMTYAYPAVIAAMLVITVVMLVFFKRRDWW; via the coding sequence ATGACTGCGGCTGTCAGCGTGAGACGGCTCGACGCGGGAAAGCTCACGATCGGAGGGCTCGACGAGCTCGAGAAGCTGACACCCTCGTCGTGCACATGGGTCGATGTCTTCGGTCCCGATGAGCATCTTCTGGCCAGCGTTGGCAAGGTCTTCGGGCTTCATCCGCTTTCCCTGGAGGATTGTCTCCACTTCCCGCAACGACCCAAGATCGAGCGGGACAACGGCTCTTTGTTTGTCGTGTGGGTGACGGCTACCGGCGGACCGGGCGCGCTCGAGATGCGTGAGGTCGACATCTTCCTCGGCGAAGGATGGCTCGTGACGGTTCACCGGGAGCCGCTCAAAGCGATTGACGAAGTGGCCGCAGAAGCCGGCGCACAACTGGCGCTGGGTGAAGAGTGGGTGTTCCATTCGATCGTCGACCGGCTCGTTGACGCGGTCTTCCCTGTGGTTGATGCACTCGGCGACCGTCTCGAAGACCTGCAGGACCGGATGATCGAGCGGGCCGAACGGCGGCACCTCCAGGAACTCTACGAAAGCCGTCGTGAGCTGCTGGCGCTTCACAAGATCATCGCGCCCGAGCGTGACGGACTGCGTTCGCTGACTCGTGAGACCGAGCTGGTCAGCCAGGAGGCATACCGCTACTTCCAGGACGTGGCCGACCATCTCACCCAGGTGGGAGATGCGGTGGACACATACCGAGAGGTCGCGGCATCTGCGATGGACGTCTACTTGTCGGCGGTTTCGAATCGCATGAACCAGATCATGAAGCAGCTCACGATCGTCGCTGCGATCATCCTGCCGCTGCAGCTGATAACGGGTATATATGGTATGAACTTCCAGCACATGCCTGAGCTGCGCATGACATACGCCTACCCGGCGGTCATTGCGGCTATGCTGGTCATAACGGTCGTGATGCTCGTGTTCTTCAAGAGGAGAGACTGGTGGTAG
- a CDS encoding DUF86 domain-containing protein, whose protein sequence is MSQDRTIEQFLHDMRDTVDGVGRLVAETDRETFMTTHTGSWAIERGIIQLGEIASQLRNRHGDYVEAHPELDPPGMRSARNIVVHGYATIDRARIWQIVVEKVPTVGDAADSLLRELGKHRGAER, encoded by the coding sequence ATGAGCCAGGACCGCACAATCGAGCAGTTCCTGCACGACATGCGCGACACGGTCGATGGCGTGGGTCGTCTCGTCGCTGAGACGGACCGTGAGACATTCATGACCACACACACGGGCTCGTGGGCGATCGAGCGCGGGATCATCCAGCTCGGCGAGATCGCTTCTCAACTACGCAATCGGCACGGAGACTACGTTGAGGCGCACCCCGAACTCGACCCACCCGGCATGCGTTCGGCGCGCAATATCGTCGTGCACGGCTACGCCACGATTGATCGCGCGCGAATCTGGCAGATCGTCGTGGAGAAGGTGCCGACAGTCGGCGACGCGGCTGATTCGCTGCTGCGAGAACTCGGCAAGCACAGGGGTGCGGAGCGATGA
- a CDS encoding nucleotidyltransferase domain-containing protein — MPATKTAYAAELTAVMERDGVSRAELARRMHTSRSTVARVLDPADESVTLSTLSRAAAALGREPAVSLAPERPSVLLERHRDELTRIAEEYGLEHVVVFGSVAHGTDTPDSDLDLVADIPESLDLFAVAVIEEAMSAALGRKVDLGERKCLKPHVRESVERESVPL, encoded by the coding sequence ATGCCCGCGACCAAGACGGCCTACGCCGCTGAGCTGACCGCAGTCATGGAGCGCGACGGTGTGAGCCGCGCCGAACTTGCGAGGCGCATGCACACCAGCCGCTCGACTGTCGCCCGCGTTCTAGACCCAGCTGACGAGTCCGTGACGCTCTCCACACTGTCGCGCGCGGCCGCAGCCCTCGGGCGTGAGCCGGCCGTGTCGCTTGCACCTGAGCGACCTTCGGTGCTCTTGGAGCGCCATCGCGACGAACTCACGAGGATTGCCGAGGAATACGGTCTTGAGCATGTCGTCGTGTTCGGTTCGGTCGCGCATGGGACAGACACCCCTGACAGCGACCTGGACCTTGTGGCCGACATACCTGAGAGTCTTGACCTGTTCGCTGTTGCCGTGATCGAGGAAGCGATGAGCGCAGCACTCGGCCGGAAGGTCGATCTCGGTGAGCGCAAGTGCCTGAAGCCCCACGTGCGGGAGAGCGTTGAGAGAGAGTCGGTGCCCCTGTGA